A stretch of the Pedobacter sp. MC2016-14 genome encodes the following:
- a CDS encoding RNA polymerase sigma factor, with protein MSVYLQHSDFDLIALLRDGDQTAFQEIYLRYNTLLLIYAHKKLQDKEEAKDVVQEVFVKLWANRDDFVLKTTLSGYLYKSVLNKILNIFRHKEFSREYINGLQEILDGESSATDYRIREREISGIIEKEIALLPCKMREVFDLRRKEFLSNKEIAERMNISEHTVATHMKKTLKLLKAKFGRLMIFCFIG; from the coding sequence ATGTCAGTATATCTTCAACACAGCGATTTTGATTTAATAGCATTATTACGTGATGGCGATCAAACTGCTTTTCAGGAAATATATCTCCGCTACAATACCCTTTTACTTATTTATGCGCATAAAAAACTTCAGGATAAGGAGGAGGCTAAGGATGTAGTACAAGAAGTTTTTGTTAAGTTATGGGCCAACAGGGACGATTTTGTGTTAAAAACTACATTGTCTGGTTATCTTTATAAAAGCGTCTTAAATAAGATTTTAAATATATTCAGACACAAAGAGTTCAGTCGTGAATACATTAACGGCTTACAGGAAATCCTTGACGGCGAAAGTTCTGCCACCGATTATCGGATCAGAGAGCGTGAAATTTCTGGGATCATTGAAAAAGAGATTGCTTTACTTCCATGTAAAATGAGGGAAGTTTTTGACCTTAGAAGAAAAGAATTTCTGAGTAACAAAGAAATCGCAGAGCGAATGAATATCTCTGAACATACCGTGGCTACACACATGAAGAAAACACTCAAATTGCTCAAGGCAAAATTCGGCCGCTTAATGATATTTTGTTTTATCGGTTAA
- a CDS encoding sulfite exporter TauE/SafE family protein: protein MKEIAASKPVIVTDKENLKITPVENVSIRDAKYWRKIAGRCLFALGFMILGHVIASFYPLTNLFNAFKVFAVSLDLDAAFGWMLLAGFIAQMVDGALGMGYGVISTTVLLSTGLNPAAISGSIHTAEMFSSGASGFSHYKFGNINKKLFKTLLLPGVLGAVIGATLLVYLGEAYGSWLRPVLSVYTLLLGARILLNAFKKRNESRKVKHAGWLAGAGGFLDSFGGGGWGPLVTSTLIAKGKTPRYIIGTVSLTEFFVTLGSALTFFVLLGTSHIQTIAGLIIGGLLAAPIAARLAGKLNTKTILILVGVLVIISSARTLLKATGIL, encoded by the coding sequence ATGAAAGAAATTGCAGCGTCTAAACCAGTTATTGTTACGGATAAAGAAAACCTGAAAATTACTCCAGTTGAAAACGTTTCGATACGGGACGCCAAATACTGGCGCAAAATTGCCGGCAGATGTTTGTTTGCACTTGGGTTTATGATTCTTGGTCATGTTATTGCCTCTTTTTATCCGCTTACCAATTTGTTTAATGCCTTTAAAGTTTTTGCCGTTAGCCTGGATCTTGACGCCGCATTTGGTTGGATGCTGTTGGCAGGTTTTATAGCACAAATGGTGGATGGTGCCCTTGGGATGGGGTATGGAGTGATTTCTACAACAGTATTGCTTTCTACAGGACTTAATCCTGCAGCTATTAGTGGAAGTATCCATACTGCGGAAATGTTTTCAAGTGGTGCGTCAGGATTTAGCCATTACAAATTTGGAAACATCAACAAAAAGCTTTTCAAAACATTATTATTGCCCGGTGTTCTGGGCGCAGTTATAGGGGCCACTCTACTTGTTTATCTTGGTGAAGCTTATGGCAGCTGGTTGCGGCCAGTCTTGTCAGTTTATACCTTGCTGCTTGGCGCAAGGATTTTGCTCAATGCTTTTAAAAAGAGAAATGAGTCCCGTAAAGTTAAGCATGCAGGTTGGCTTGCAGGTGCTGGTGGTTTTTTAGATTCCTTTGGCGGCGGCGGATGGGGTCCTTTGGTTACCAGTACATTAATTGCTAAAGGTAAAACACCCAGGTACATTATTGGTACAGTTAGTTTAACTGAATTTTTTGTGACCTTGGGGAGTGCACTTACCTTTTTTGTGTTATTAGGCACCAGTCATATTCAAACCATTGCAGGCTTAATTATTGGCGGACTCCTTGCCGCACCGATAGCAGCAAGGTTAGCAGGAAAGCTAAACACTAAAACTATTCTTATTCTGGTAGGCGTGCTGGTGATTATCTCAAGTGCACGAACATTACTTAAAGCAACTGGAATTCTTTAA
- a CDS encoding SusC/RagA family TonB-linked outer membrane protein — MKITTILIFAVLMQVSAAGLAQRVTFHQKGVSLKQIFNEINKQTGYNILWSAKKIKNDKLQDVQFSNASLEDVLSVSLKGLPLTYTIESKTIVIKEKQKSVFPEFSAAIQFKNIEGKVTDEKGMVIPGASVKVKGSTKGTVSGSDGKFVIDVVAGDVLVITSIGFTTTEVTVGNQTSLVIVLKEASNELDGVVVTALGIKRQSRTLTYNVQEISGEEVNRVKDANFVNSLVGKVAGATINSSSSGVGGSARVVLRGSKSITQNNNALYVIDGIPMPDLLSAQPTDVFGGAGQTGDGASNVNPDDIESISVLTGPSASALYGYQAANGVILITTKKGSRDGFSVNASNSTTFSSPFVMPKFQNTYGSEIGSYSSWGEKLATPSNYDPKDFFQTGVNSTTALNLSTGNEKNQTYFSFAAVNANGIIHNNDLDRYNFSFRNTSKLLKDKLTLDLGVNYTTLAERNMLSQGQYFNPLIPIYLFPRGDDIRKYQVFERYDATRNFKIQYWPFGDQGFQMQNPYWIIERDNFLNKKNRYQLTGSLKYDINSWLNVTGRVKMDNTTGRNLKEYSASTSGLFASDAGAYYKYDLSTNQVYADVLLNANKQINDFSLTGNLGVSLQDTKYEYSSLGGNLQSVPNLFTYTNLNLSQSKIEQSGYHDQMQSAFGSFQAGYKSMVYLDVTGRIDVPSQLAFTSANSTIYPSVGLSGIFTDIFKIKSDVLSFLKGRISYGEVGIPPRRQITRSTYPLSNGSAQVISFLAADLKAERTKSFEAGLNAAFFRNKLKIDATVYRSSTFDQLFNPTIPESYGYNSIFINAGRIDNKGIEVSATLNQKIGQVNWTSNVVYSLNRNTIKELLDGYTDPTTGLYFKSDVLDITGIGSYKNTLVKGGSMGDIYVNTLKTDEHGYIYVNAASQAVLPDQNTFIKAGNTNPDFNIGFRNGFSYKGFDVSVLVTGRFGGVGVSVTQAIMDGYGVSQASADARDAGGASVNGFLIPAQAYYQTVGGGTTGISSMYTYSATNIRLGEVSLGYDIPVAKYAKWIKGANVSLIGRNLFMFYNKAPYDPELTASTDTYFQGVDYFMQPSLRSYGFAIKFKF, encoded by the coding sequence ATGAAAATTACAACCATTTTAATTTTCGCGGTATTGATGCAGGTGAGTGCGGCAGGGCTAGCTCAACGGGTTACATTCCATCAAAAGGGAGTAAGCTTAAAGCAGATCTTCAATGAGATCAACAAGCAAACGGGCTACAATATTTTATGGTCCGCAAAAAAAATTAAAAATGATAAGCTTCAGGATGTGCAATTTAGCAATGCTTCTTTAGAAGATGTGCTTTCTGTAAGTTTAAAAGGTTTGCCCTTAACTTATACCATTGAAAGCAAGACCATAGTGATTAAAGAAAAGCAAAAATCTGTTTTTCCTGAATTCTCAGCTGCTATTCAATTTAAGAACATTGAAGGTAAAGTGACCGACGAAAAAGGAATGGTCATTCCGGGTGCCTCTGTTAAAGTAAAAGGCAGCACCAAAGGAACTGTTTCCGGAAGCGATGGTAAATTCGTGATTGACGTAGTTGCCGGTGATGTATTGGTAATTACTTCTATAGGGTTTACAACCACAGAGGTAACAGTTGGTAACCAAACTTCTTTAGTCATTGTATTAAAAGAAGCTTCGAATGAGCTGGATGGGGTAGTTGTAACTGCGCTGGGTATAAAACGACAATCAAGAACATTAACTTATAACGTTCAAGAGATTAGCGGAGAGGAAGTTAATAGAGTAAAAGATGCTAACTTTGTGAATAGCCTCGTTGGTAAGGTTGCAGGTGCAACGATCAATTCTAGTTCTTCAGGAGTAGGGGGTAGTGCAAGAGTAGTATTACGTGGCTCCAAATCTATAACACAAAATAACAATGCTTTGTATGTAATTGATGGGATTCCAATGCCGGATTTGCTAAGCGCACAGCCTACGGATGTGTTTGGCGGTGCGGGACAAACTGGAGATGGAGCTTCAAATGTGAACCCGGATGACATTGAGTCCATTTCGGTATTAACAGGCCCATCCGCATCTGCATTATATGGTTACCAGGCGGCGAATGGAGTAATCTTAATTACTACCAAGAAAGGCTCTAGAGATGGGTTTTCCGTTAATGCTTCCAACAGTACCACTTTTTCCAGCCCTTTTGTAATGCCAAAATTTCAGAACACATATGGATCTGAAATTGGCAGTTATAGCAGTTGGGGAGAAAAGCTAGCTACACCAAGTAACTACGACCCTAAAGATTTTTTCCAGACTGGGGTGAATTCAACCACTGCGCTGAATTTATCTACAGGTAATGAAAAAAACCAAACGTATTTTTCATTTGCTGCGGTTAATGCAAATGGAATTATACACAACAATGATTTAGATAGGTATAATTTCTCCTTTCGTAATACTAGTAAACTGCTGAAAGATAAACTGACGTTGGACTTGGGTGTAAATTACACTACTCTTGCAGAACGAAATATGCTTTCGCAAGGGCAGTACTTCAACCCCCTCATCCCAATTTATCTATTTCCTAGAGGTGACGACATTAGGAAATATCAGGTATTTGAACGCTATGATGCAACACGGAACTTTAAAATCCAGTACTGGCCATTTGGTGACCAGGGTTTTCAAATGCAAAACCCGTATTGGATAATTGAAAGAGATAATTTCCTCAATAAAAAGAACAGATATCAGCTAACAGGATCTTTAAAATACGATATCAATTCATGGCTGAATGTAACTGGTCGCGTTAAGATGGATAACACTACTGGCAGAAACCTAAAAGAATATTCAGCGTCCACTTCTGGCTTGTTTGCCAGTGACGCAGGTGCTTATTATAAATATGATCTAAGTACCAATCAGGTTTATGCTGATGTATTGTTAAATGCAAACAAGCAGATAAACGATTTTTCATTGACAGGAAACCTTGGTGTAAGTTTGCAGGATACCAAGTACGAGTATTCTAGCTTAGGAGGTAATCTTCAAAGTGTTCCAAATCTATTTACCTACACTAACCTAAATCTTTCACAGAGTAAAATAGAGCAAAGTGGATATCATGATCAAATGCAATCCGCTTTTGGAAGTTTCCAGGCTGGCTATAAAAGTATGGTATACCTGGATGTAACGGGAAGAATAGATGTACCTAGTCAGTTGGCATTTACGTCCGCAAATTCTACGATATATCCTTCTGTGGGTTTATCTGGTATATTTACTGATATTTTTAAGATAAAATCGGATGTGTTGTCCTTTCTAAAGGGCAGGATATCTTATGGAGAGGTGGGAATTCCGCCTAGAAGGCAAATTACTAGAAGTACCTATCCTCTATCAAATGGTTCTGCTCAGGTTATTAGTTTCTTGGCTGCAGACTTAAAAGCAGAGCGGACAAAATCTTTTGAGGCAGGGCTTAATGCTGCATTTTTTAGAAACAAATTAAAGATTGATGCTACTGTATATCGTTCCTCTACTTTTGATCAGTTGTTTAATCCAACTATCCCAGAATCATATGGTTATAACAGTATATTCATTAATGCAGGGCGTATTGACAATAAAGGTATTGAAGTATCAGCAACCCTAAATCAAAAAATAGGCCAGGTGAACTGGACATCAAATGTTGTTTATTCATTGAATCGCAATACAATCAAAGAACTTCTTGATGGCTATACAGACCCTACCACAGGATTGTATTTCAAAAGTGATGTATTGGATATAACAGGAATTGGAAGTTATAAAAATACACTGGTAAAGGGCGGATCAATGGGGGATATTTATGTAAATACCTTGAAGACTGACGAACATGGATATATTTATGTGAATGCAGCTTCACAGGCCGTATTACCTGATCAAAATACATTTATCAAAGCGGGAAATACTAATCCTGATTTTAATATCGGATTTAGAAATGGATTTTCTTATAAAGGATTTGATGTAAGTGTATTGGTGACTGGAAGATTTGGTGGTGTGGGGGTGTCTGTTACACAGGCAATAATGGATGGATATGGTGTGTCGCAGGCATCAGCTGACGCCAGAGATGCAGGTGGTGCGTCTGTAAATGGATTTTTAATCCCTGCACAAGCTTATTATCAGACCGTTGGTGGGGGTACTACTGGTATTAGTTCCATGTATACTTACAGTGCAACAAACATTAGGTTGGGTGAGGTTTCGTTAGGTTATGATATACCAGTAGCCAAATATGCCAAATGGATAAAAGGAGCTAATGTATCATTGATTGGGCGAAACTTGTTTATGTTTTATAACAAGGCACCTTACGATCCGGAACTTACAGCCAGTACAGACACGTATTTCCAAGGGGTAGATTACTTTATGCAACCGAGTCTGAGAAGTTACGGTTTTGCTATTAAGTTTAAATTTTAA
- a CDS encoding RagB/SusD family nutrient uptake outer membrane protein — MMKIYKFFSVKKSTICLTLLALLGSSCTKNYEEYNTNQHQATAEMLDRDNLLVGSFFVQMQKNVFPIAQQPFFGDEVYQTMQNLAGDVYSGYMGATNNWFSGSNNTTYDLIPQWYGQAFSRSYLSVMNPWNTIKNETQTAIPQVFAIATIVKVEALHRTTDMYGPIPYVNFGSGSSQIKYDSQRDVYYKFFEELNSAIAVLTEFSTKNPGATALAKFDYIYGGNVTKWIKFANSLKLRLAMRIVYADPAKAKTEAESAVAHPVGVFTLAADIAALNRASDFTYNHPLYIISANFKDIRMGANMHSFMNGYADPRAPFNFKLPSTGTTYRGIRNGITISNKATYAEGAYSDLNISANSAIVWMNPAEVYFLRAEGALRGWAMGGTAQTMYETGIRTSFTLTGAAGADTYLANSTLLPAAYTDAANSGNNVTLTNAAMSKATIQWNATATFETSLEKIITQKWIAMYPDGQEAWTEFRRTGYPKIFPVVVNNSRGLINTTTQIRRLPFPATEYQTNGANVAAATALLGGADNGGTKLWWDKK; from the coding sequence ATGATGAAGATATATAAATTTTTCTCTGTGAAAAAATCAACAATATGCCTAACCCTACTGGCGTTACTGGGCAGTAGTTGTACCAAGAATTACGAAGAATATAATACCAACCAGCATCAGGCTACTGCGGAAATGCTGGATCGCGATAACCTCCTTGTAGGCTCATTTTTTGTGCAAATGCAAAAAAATGTATTCCCTATTGCACAGCAGCCATTTTTTGGTGATGAAGTATACCAAACCATGCAAAACCTTGCAGGTGATGTATACTCTGGCTATATGGGAGCAACTAATAACTGGTTTTCAGGCTCTAACAATACCACTTATGATTTGATCCCACAATGGTATGGACAGGCCTTTAGTCGGTCTTATCTTTCCGTGATGAATCCATGGAATACAATTAAAAATGAAACTCAAACAGCTATTCCGCAAGTATTTGCAATTGCGACTATTGTAAAAGTAGAAGCCTTACATCGTACTACGGATATGTATGGCCCAATACCTTATGTTAATTTTGGTTCTGGAAGTTCGCAAATTAAATACGACAGTCAGCGGGATGTTTATTATAAATTCTTTGAAGAATTGAATTCCGCGATTGCAGTGCTTACTGAATTTAGTACTAAAAATCCTGGTGCTACAGCTCTTGCTAAATTTGACTATATCTACGGTGGTAATGTAACTAAATGGATTAAGTTTGCCAACTCCCTTAAGCTTCGTTTAGCCATGCGTATTGTATATGCAGACCCTGCAAAAGCAAAAACAGAAGCAGAATCAGCAGTGGCCCACCCTGTCGGAGTATTTACATTAGCAGCAGATATTGCTGCGCTGAACCGCGCTTCAGATTTCACTTACAACCACCCGCTGTATATTATTAGTGCCAATTTTAAAGACATTAGAATGGGTGCAAACATGCATTCTTTTATGAATGGATATGCGGATCCAAGAGCTCCTTTTAATTTCAAATTGCCGAGTACAGGAACTACGTATCGTGGAATAAGAAATGGTATTACTATTTCCAACAAAGCTACTTATGCTGAAGGTGCTTATTCTGACCTTAATATATCGGCGAACTCAGCCATAGTTTGGATGAATCCAGCCGAAGTTTACTTTTTGCGTGCTGAAGGCGCTTTACGAGGCTGGGCTATGGGTGGAACTGCGCAAACCATGTATGAAACAGGAATACGCACATCCTTCACGCTTACAGGTGCAGCTGGTGCGGATACTTATCTTGCCAATTCAACACTTTTACCGGCAGCTTATACTGATGCAGCCAATAGTGGTAACAATGTAACCTTAACCAACGCGGCAATGAGTAAAGCTACTATTCAATGGAATGCTACAGCAACTTTTGAAACTAGCCTGGAAAAGATCATAACACAAAAATGGATTGCGATGTATCCCGATGGGCAGGAAGCCTGGACTGAATTTAGACGCACAGGATACCCTAAAATATTTCCGGTAGTGGTAAATAACAGCAGAGGGTTGATAAATACAACTACCCAAATTCGCAGATTGCCATTTCCAGCTACTGAGTACCAAACTAATGGTGCCAACGTAGCCGCCGCCACAGCTCTTTTAGGCGGAGCAGATAATGGTGGAACGAAACTTTGGTGGGACAAAAAATAA
- a CDS encoding FecR family protein: MDNGKKAEELVKKFNEGQETEQEKAIVNYWLHHLNEEEVSSLSEADLLGSQDEMWKSVEPAIPLKRRYKLFPSIAAAAVLIMTLSAGLYIYVNKTVSERRHLAKHSSSTIVPGGNKAILTLADGRKIILNDVSNGELAEQSGIKISKAADGQIIYSVTDAFAKGNKKALYNTIETPKGGQYQINLPDGSLVWLNAASRLRFPTRFIGSERNVELSGEGYFEIAHNKKMPFKVKTSRQEIEVLGTHFNLNSYADDDLVKTTLLEGSVRVTSLVQGDKAVVLEPGQQSVLGQKDFKISRVDVENALAWKNGYFRFDDEELESIMHKVSRWYNVDVIYKNEKLKREPFAGIITRATKISDLLKMLEQAGEVKFEIDNNKIVVMNKS, from the coding sequence ATGGATAACGGTAAAAAAGCAGAAGAACTAGTAAAGAAATTTAATGAGGGGCAGGAAACTGAGCAGGAAAAGGCAATTGTAAATTATTGGCTTCACCACCTTAATGAAGAAGAGGTGTCCAGTTTGTCAGAGGCTGATTTATTAGGCAGTCAGGATGAAATGTGGAAATCTGTTGAGCCTGCTATACCTTTAAAGAGGCGCTATAAGCTCTTCCCTTCTATTGCCGCTGCTGCCGTTTTAATCATGACCCTTTCGGCAGGTCTTTATATATATGTTAACAAAACAGTTTCCGAACGCAGACATCTGGCAAAACATTCCAGTAGTACTATAGTTCCGGGAGGGAACAAAGCAATCCTTACACTAGCAGATGGCAGGAAGATTATTTTGAACGATGTTTCAAACGGCGAACTTGCTGAACAGTCTGGCATTAAAATCAGTAAAGCTGCAGATGGGCAGATCATTTATTCTGTAACTGATGCTTTTGCCAAGGGTAATAAAAAAGCTTTGTATAATACAATTGAAACTCCGAAAGGAGGTCAATACCAGATCAATCTGCCTGATGGAAGTTTGGTATGGTTAAATGCGGCATCCCGGTTACGCTTTCCAACGAGGTTTATAGGCAGTGAGCGCAATGTTGAGTTGTCGGGCGAAGGATACTTTGAAATTGCCCATAATAAGAAAATGCCATTTAAGGTAAAAACAAGTCGCCAGGAGATTGAGGTGCTGGGTACGCACTTTAACCTGAACAGTTACGCGGATGATGATCTTGTAAAAACAACATTACTTGAAGGATCTGTTCGGGTTACTTCATTAGTTCAAGGAGATAAAGCTGTGGTGCTTGAACCTGGTCAGCAGTCTGTTCTAGGTCAAAAAGATTTTAAAATAAGTCGAGTGGACGTTGAAAATGCTCTTGCATGGAAAAATGGCTATTTCCGTTTTGACGATGAAGAATTAGAAAGCATTATGCATAAAGTATCCAGGTGGTACAATGTAGATGTAATTTATAAAAATGAAAAATTAAAAAGAGAGCCTTTTGCAGGGATCATTACACGGGCAACTAAAATATCAGATTTGCTAAAAATGCTTGAACAGGCAGGAGAAGTTAAGTTTGAAATTGACAACAACAAAATTGTTGTCATGAATAAGAGCTAG
- a CDS encoding cysteine desulfurase family protein, with product MRIYLDNAATTPLSLEVFEAMQPYFFENFGNPSSSHYYGRSAKTAIDKSRTTIADLLNTSPEHIIFTSGGTEADNTAILSAIRGNGIKLAVTTAFEHHAVLNTLKLLQRNGEIRLIYLNHDERGNLSIPHLEEILATGEKAFVSVMHGNNEIGNINDIHEIAEVCRKYSAVFHSDTVQSMGQYAFDTKVLQADFLVGSAHKFHGPKGIGFLYKSIKTSITPFINGGSQERSQRSGTENVTGIVGLAKALELAYSNRENYQTHISNLKQHMIAQLLRKIPGIRFNGNSAIKELSLSTVLSVALPETLSGQPPLTYLDQHNICASGGSACTSHSTAGSHVLGALGNNYDGSTIRFSFSRYNTKQEIDFTVDQLASLFIKDVLNEMRATG from the coding sequence ATGAGAATTTATCTAGACAATGCAGCAACTACTCCTTTAAGCCTCGAAGTTTTTGAAGCTATGCAACCCTATTTCTTTGAGAATTTTGGCAATCCATCTTCTTCACATTATTACGGGCGATCAGCAAAAACAGCTATTGACAAATCCAGAACAACAATTGCTGATCTTCTAAATACCAGCCCGGAGCATATTATTTTTACTTCTGGTGGCACCGAGGCCGACAATACCGCAATTTTGTCGGCGATTCGTGGTAATGGGATAAAACTAGCTGTTACGACGGCGTTTGAGCATCACGCGGTTTTGAATACATTAAAATTACTTCAAAGAAATGGAGAAATAAGACTAATTTATCTAAACCATGATGAACGGGGCAATCTTTCCATACCACATTTGGAGGAAATATTAGCAACAGGCGAAAAAGCCTTTGTTTCTGTAATGCATGGAAACAACGAAATAGGAAACATCAATGATATCCACGAGATTGCTGAGGTCTGTAGAAAGTACAGTGCTGTTTTCCATTCAGACACTGTACAAAGCATGGGGCAATATGCGTTTGACACAAAGGTCCTTCAGGCCGATTTCCTGGTTGGATCTGCGCATAAATTTCATGGCCCTAAAGGAATTGGTTTTTTATACAAAAGCATCAAAACTTCAATCACTCCCTTCATCAATGGTGGCTCACAAGAACGAAGCCAGCGTAGCGGAACTGAAAATGTAACTGGCATTGTTGGTTTAGCAAAGGCATTGGAACTGGCCTATAGCAACAGAGAAAATTATCAAACACACATCAGTAATTTAAAACAACATATGATTGCTCAATTACTCCGCAAAATTCCCGGCATCAGGTTTAACGGAAATTCGGCTATAAAAGAACTCAGCTTATCAACGGTATTAAGTGTTGCACTTCCAGAGACATTAAGTGGACAGCCGCCCCTAACTTATCTTGACCAGCACAATATCTGCGCCTCTGGTGGAAGTGCATGCACCAGTCATTCTACAGCTGGTTCTCATGTATTAGGAGCCTTAGGAAATAATTATGACGGCAGTACCATAAGGTTTTCATTTAGCCGATACAACACCAAACAGGAAATTGACTTTACGGTTGACCAACTGGCTTCACTTTTTATTAAGGATGTTTTAAACGAAATGAGGGCTACTGGTTAG